CACCCGCACCTTGAGTGCCGCCGGGTGCTCGGCGGAGGCGGGGAAGTCCACCGGCGAAGGGCCCAGGCTCACCCCGCCCCCCGCGCGCCGGCCCGCCCGGGCCACCCCCTCGGCCACCATCGTCTCGAAGCGGCGGGGCGCCAGCGTGGCGAGGTTGCAGCACGCCACCAGCCGCCCTCCCGGGGCCACCACCCGCGCGGCCAGGGCGGCCAGCGAGGCGTAGTCCTTCGCGGCGGAGAAGCGGCTGGTGCGCGTGGTGGCGAAGGAGGGCGGATCCACCACCACCAGCTCGAACGCCTCGCCCTTGCGCGCCAGGCGCTCCAGCCACTCGAACACATCCCCCGCCACGTAGTCGTACCGGTCCACCGGCTGATCATTGAGGCGCGCGTTCTCCGCCCCCCACTCCAACACCCGCCGGCTCGCGTCGATGTTGAGCACCCGCCGCGCCCCTCCCGCCGTCGCCGTCACGCCAAACGCGCACGTATAGGAGAAGAGGTTGAGCACGGTGCGCTCGCGCGCCTCCCGGGCCACCCACGCCCGGGTGTCGCGCATGTCCAGATAGAGCCCCACCGACAGGCCCTGTCCCGGGCGGATGAGGAAGCGACACCCGTTCTCCCACGCCACCACCGACTCCACCGAGGCCCCCCGCACGGCCTGCTCGGGCGCGAGCTGCTCCCGGGCCACGTTCGCCAGGTGGCGCGCCTCGCGAGGCCGGCGCTTGAGGTAGACGCACGGCGGAGCCCACGCGGCGTCCAGGTCCCCGAGCAACGCCTCCTCCTCGGCCGGAGAGAAGTCCCGGTAGAGGCTCACCACGTGGAGCGACTCGAAGACATCCACCGTCACGTCGGGCACCCCATCGGCCGCCCCGTGGACGAGCCGAT
Above is a window of Cystobacter fuscus DNA encoding:
- a CDS encoding class I SAM-dependent rRNA methyltransferase, with translation MSPRADSRVALLRRAHERRTPLREQPGTTAYRLVHGAADGVPDVTVDVFESLHVVSLYRDFSPAEEEALLGDLDAAWAPPCVYLKRRPREARHLANVAREQLAPEQAVRGASVESVVAWENGCRFLIRPGQGLSVGLYLDMRDTRAWVAREARERTVLNLFSYTCAFGVTATAGGARRVLNIDASRRVLEWGAENARLNDQPVDRYDYVAGDVFEWLERLARKGEAFELVVVDPPSFATTRTSRFSAAKDYASLAALAARVVAPGGRLVACCNLATLAPRRFETMVAEGVARAGRRAGGGVSLGPSPVDFPASAEHPAALKVRVLELA